One Rhizoctonia solani chromosome 3, complete sequence genomic region harbors:
- a CDS encoding Vegetative incompatibility protein HET-E-1 codes for MPAIRTETRISKATGDATSYHLDRSSEHRTKFPWSQDNLDQWAPPDPSMGWDMGNDQPPITNIYDWHKVITRCDSFQRSKAYAKLLDPSATLDYIPMGQQWKCYWIGRTLRCPIRGYLRWVGSEPPKQPKLMQSTKFFVCRGNVGASVEDVVRAPVLKHTRKLAEWHLDIEEIDPEWWIPISTVREWLAAEIENWKNKLPSGLGGYVDNLTPEDVYYMILERKMSIEDLHDWLKQWAMQAAQNDLSRSISNLAIHELSDEGGHESDLESNKAMNKWNPLDYADGM; via the coding sequence ATGCCTGCCATCAGAACAGAGACCAGGATCTCCAAGGCCACTGGAGATGCCACCTCTTACCACCTTGACAGATCCAGTGAGCACAGGACCAAGTTCCCTTGGTCCCAGGACAACCTGGATCAATGGGCACCCCCAGATCCATCCATGGGCTGGGACATGGGGAATGATCAACCCCCTATCACCAACATCTATGACTGGCATAAGGTCATCACAAGAtgtgactccttccaacgatccaaggcttatgccaaactacttgatccctcagcaacccttgattacataccaatgggTCAACAATGGAAATGCTACTGGATTGGAAGAACCCTACGCTGTCCAATCAGGGGATACCTCCGCTGGGTTGGCAGTGAGCcaccaaaacaacccaaactaaTGCAAAGTACCAAGTTCTTTGTGTGTAGAGGTAATGTGGGTGCCTCTGTGGAGGATGTAGTGAGGGCCCCAGTGCTAAAGCacacaaggaagttggcagagtggcatctagacattgaggaaattgatcctgaatggtggataccaatctcaacagtaagggaatggctggctgcGGAAATTGAGAACTGGAAAAACAAACTGCCATCAGGcttaggtggctatgtggacaacctcactcctgaggatGTCTATTACATGATCCTAGAACGCAAAATGAGCATAGAGGATCTACATGactggctcaaacaatgGGCCATGCAAGCAGCTCAGAATGATCTGAGCAGAAGTATATCCAACTTAGCAATCCATGAATTAAGTGATGAAGGAGGACATGAGTCTGACCTTGAAAGTAACAAGGCCATGAACAAATGGAATCCCTTGGATTATGCTGATGGAATGTGA
- a CDS encoding Retrotransposable element Tf2 protein: protein MSTFPHTVFTIPSTRSGVPHPYSCPSSRSSQRSVATRSQPPSCGPSPPPQHLPGMEPEPTTAALLKAILNLTNQVGSLQAQISSQGQQLAELKAICKETNNLVGDKDQGGAQTKPGPSTGPVTPPTHSGGEAHTPGTVRPGLKAPFRPSRGTGFDLEDKEPRLPKKEPQGTPRRHLGSLTPFDAGSSVKQPKMDLPDPYKALHCNQFDKEEQMVVWILYHMTDKAANWALPIIGNIIKGKGNPPTTIQALTAKFKEAFADPNAKQAAARKIAALSQSTTTSKYVTEFRNLMAELDWNKEAYIAQFMQGLHWKVKELLSTKDSIPNNLKAIFAAAIKIDNIRCKNEENQPKKVPAKSPAPTATTSTTTTQQVRLSEDPNYVTPEERDCCRASGLCVKCGQKGHGIKQCPNGWKATIKEVAKPPTQKTDNIVDSVEFVNLGLDSNKKPLLFINIYIQNVPAEPLRTLIDSGATLNFISPLIVEKYKIPKTQLKNPRVVRMLDGTISQTGCIWHQVHLTVLANSHPHSIPFLVCPIGNTPAILGMTWLTTEAPLIDWQQGLITFPEQAQIASEEEADLDPLADLPLQYHEFAKVFGKEEFKVLPPHREYDISIDLVPDAKLPPGPLYGMTDAESKALKQHIDKELATGKIRPSTSSTGAPVMFVKKADRSLRLVVDYWKLNEVTHKNVYPLPRQDNLMAKLRHAKIFTKLDLRWGYNNVRIKEGDKWKTAFRTKYGLFEYLVMPFGLTNAPAAFQHFMNNLFRDLINVTVVIYLDNILIFSENPKDHPTHVREVLSRLMRNQLFCKLSKCHFHATTVDYLGIVISLAGFSMDQKKIEAVTSWPTPKTVKQVQAFLGFVNYLCRFIPNFSSVARPLHNLTRKETPWSWGDLEEAAFQELKVLVTKLPVLIHSNPELPYYLETDASGVAMGAILRAEGNYNTHNKELLAIIKALEEWRIFLEATDKPVQVFTDHRNLEYWMQARTFNQRHARWCVFLSDFNFEIHYCPGKQSGKPDALSRQSDYVDNPQEPEVMLLPEVFANTVEEELEIVTEICAKLKEDPSLEPIIKFLTEDADNAPPSIRKAYRDYDWEEDLLWYRGKLVVPDSEPLKEQLLREFHNSPLAGHPGQQRTLELISRSYWWPGMKSSAKEWVECCPVCQANQRAHAPAISLKPLEVPPYPFHTISYDFITGFPKSQGHNAILVVINSFLKFGHFIPTSKKVTSKGLADLFVNHVWKLHGLPIKTISDRGTTFTGKFLRALYQQLGIKPAFSSAYHPESDGQTERVNQFIEFYLRLYVAADHSDWATWLPLAEYAYNNAKHSATGKTPFELVYGRNLVMNPSNVPANVPEADLVADTLAQEWKEAESALKMTKERMAGVKGTTPEYYIGEKVWLDAKNVEIQSNSNKLDPKRLGPFEVTKKISSHAYRLKLPESLKIHDVFYVGLLSKSHKSPNQPFPERPPPETIRGEEEYKVEQIIDSKRQQGKWFYLIKWKGYGPEDNSWEPEELLENSQEEIRCFNKSQLRKACDSAKSL, encoded by the exons atga gcaccttcccccacaccgtcttcacaattccatccacacgctctggcgtcccacacccatactcctgtccctccagccgctcctctcaacgttccgtggcaacccgctcccaaccaccctcttgcggcccatcaccccctccacAACacttgcccggaatggaaccggagccaaccactgccgctctcctcaaggctatcctcaacctcaccaaccaagttgggtccttgcaggcccaaatatCATCCCAAGGACAACAGCTTgcagagctcaaagccatatgcaaggaaaccaacaaccttgttggtgacaaagaccagggcggagcccaaaccaagcctggcccatcgactgggcctgtcacccctcctacccactcagggggGGAAGctcacactccaggcacggttaggcctgggctcaaagccCCATTCCGCCcctcaagaggaacaggttTTGACTTGGAGGACAAAGAACCAAGgctccccaaaaaggagcctcaaggaacacctagaaggcacttgggatctctcaccccctttgacgcagggtccagcgtaaaacaacccaagatggatcTCCCCGACCCCTATAAGG CTCTCCATTGCAAtcagtttgacaaggaagagcagatggttgtgtggattttataccacatgacagacaaggccgccaactgggccctccccatcattgggaatatcatcaagggcaagggtaaccctcctaccaccatccaggccctaacagccaaattcaaggaagcctttgccgATCCCAACGCCAAACAGGCTGccgccagaaaaattgcggcTCTTTCCcaatccaccaccacctccaagtacgtcacggagttccgcaatctcatggcggagctagactggaacaaggaggcctacattgcgcagttcatgcagggcctccactggaaggtcaaggaactgctgtCTACCAAAGATAGCATCCCCAACAATCTCAAAGCCATCTTTGCGGCGGCaattaaaattgacaacatccgctgcaaaaatgaggaaaacCAACCAAAGAAGGTTCCTGCCAAATCCCCGGCCCCCAcggccaccacctccactaccaccactcaacAGGTCCGATTATCAGAGGATCCCAATTAcgttaccccggaggaaagggattgctgccgcgcgtctggcctttgtgtcaagtgcggtcaaaaaggacatggcatcaaacagtgccctaatggttggaaggcaacaatcaaggaggtagCCAAG cccccaactCAGAAAACAGACAATATAGTAGATAGCGTTGAATTTGTAAATCTTGGtctagactcaaataaaaaaccgctTCTTTTTATCAATATATATATCCAAAATgtcccggcagaaccccttagaaccctcattgactcaggagccacattgaatttcatctcccccttgattgtggagaaatacaaaatcccaaaaacccaactcaaaaatccacgagttgtgagaatgttagatggtactatatcccagactggttgcatttggcaccaggttcacctcacggttttggccaaCAGCCAcccccactccattccctttcttgtctgccccattggcaacaccccggcaatccttggcatgacttggttaacaACAGAAGCTCCCcttattgactggcaacagggactgatcaccttccctgaacaagcacagattgcctctgaggaagaagcagacctagATCCTTTGGCAGACCTCCCTCTtcagtaccatgaatttgctaaagtgtttggcaaggaagaatttaaggtcctccctccacatagggagtatgatatatccatagaccttgtcccggATGCTAAACTACCCCCGGGACCcttatatggcatgactgatgctgaatccaaggcgctcaagcagcacattgacaaagaattagcaacgggcaagatccgccccagcacttcTTCCACtggcgccccagtcatgtttgttaagAAGGCGGACAGATCTcttaggctggttgtggattactGGAAACTCAATGAggtaacccacaaaaatgtaTATCCACTCCCAAGACAGGACAACCTTATGGCAAAACTGAGACATGCTAAGATATTCACAAAGCTTGATCTACGCTGGGGCTATAACAATGTCAggattaaggaaggagacaaatggaagacggcttttAGAACAAAGTacgggctatttgaatacctggtgatgccctttggccttaccaatgcccctgccgccttccaacacttcatgaacaacctgttcagggacctcatcaacgtcactgtggttatctacttggacaacatcctgatcttctcagagaaccctaaggaccacccaacccatgtcagggaagtcctatcacgGCTAATGAggaaccagttgttctgtaaactctccaagtgccacttccatgccACCACGGTGGACTACTTGGGTATTGTTATTTCCCTGGCAGgcttttccatggatcagaagaagattgaggcggtcacgtcatggccaacccccaaaacagtcaagcaggtccaagccttcctaggatttgtcaactacctttgccgattcatccccaatttcagttcagtagcacgccctctgcacaaccttaccagaaaggaaaccccctggtcatggggcgacctagaggaagcagcatttcaggagttgaaggttctGGTCACCAAGTTGCCGgttctcatccattccaacccagaactcccctattaccttgagacagacgcctcaggggttgccatgggagccatcctta gggcagaaggAAACTACAACActcacaacaaggaactcctggccatcatcaaggccttggaggaatggcgtattttcctggaagctacGGACAAGCCGGTTCAGGTATTTACAGACCACCGCAAccttgagtactggatgcaagcaaggacattcaatcaacggcatgctagatggtgtgtattcctgagcgatttcaattttgaaatacATTATTGTCCAgggaagcaatcagggaagccggATGCCTTGTCCAGACAATCAGACTACGTTGACAAcccccaagaaccagaagtcatgctactGCCAGAGGTTTTTGCAAATACAGTAGAAGAGGAATTAGAAATTGTCACAGAGATTTGCgccaagctcaaggaagATCCATCACTGGAACCAATTATCAAGTTCCTTACTGAGGACGCAGACAACGCGCCCCCCTCAATTAGGAAGGCCTATAgggactatgattgggaagaagacttGCTATGGTACCGCGGGAAACTGGTGGTTccggactcagaacccctGAAAGAACAACTattgagggaattccacaactccccactggcaggacatccaggccaacaaaggacgCTTGAACTTATCAGCAGGAGCTATTGGTGGCCTGGAATGAAATCTTCTgctaaggaatgggttgaatgctgtccagtttgtcaagccaaccaacgcGCGCATGCCCCAGCTATCTCCCTGAagcccttagaagttcccccttatcctttccacaccatatcctatgacttcatcacaggttTCCCCAAATCCCAGGGACACAACGCCATACTGGTTGTAATCAATTCCTTTTTGAAATTTGGTCACTTCATTCCCACCTCAAAAAAGGTCACATCAAAGGGTCTAGCGGACTTATTTGTCAACCATGTCTGGAAATTACATGGGCTACCCATAAAAACCATCTCTGATAGAGGTACCACGTTTACCGGGAAGTTCCTCAGGGCACTATACCAACAACTTGGAATTAAGCCTGCCTTCTCGTCGGCCTATCACCCGGAATCAGACGGTCAAACGGAAagggtcaaccagttcatagagttctacctcagattgTATGTGGCTGCAGatcactcagattgggccacATGGTTGCCACTGGCTGAATATGCatataacaatgccaagcaTTCTGCCACAGGAAAAACCCCTTTTGAACTagtttatggaagaaacctggtaatgaacccatccaacgtcccagcaaacgtcccagaagcagaccttgtaGCAGACACCCTTGCACAGGagtggaaggaagcagaatcCGCTTTAAagatgacaaaggaaagaatggcAGGAGTGAAAGGCACAACCCCAGAATACTATATTGGGGAAAAAGTATGGCTAGACGCAAAGAATGTGGAGATTCaatccaactccaacaaattaGACCCCAAGCGCCTAGGACCTTTTGAAGTCACCAAGAAGATCTCAAGCCACGCATACCGCCTAAAGCTCCCTGAGTCActgaagatccatgatgttTTTTACGTAGGACTACTCTCCAAAAGCCACAAATCACCAAAccagccattcccagaacgccctcctcctgaaacaataagaggagaggaagaatacaaggtggaacagatcatagaTTCCAAGAGGCaacaagggaaatggttctacctaatcaaatggaaaggatatgggccagaagacaactcctgggaaccagaggaactACTGGAAAACAGTCAAGAGGAAATCCgttgcttcaacaagtcacaactgagaaaggcttgtgactccgccaagagcctttaa